In Archangium violaceum, the following are encoded in one genomic region:
- a CDS encoding OmpA/MotB family protein produces the protein MRTGLMTALCTLALSTGCVTQGKYDLAMQNAQTLEEQLKAEQGARTAADEKVRGLEEKVKGLEEQVAGLERDKEALATRLTTAEARLTAGAAERRALEQKNAELTALNDELASSKRKLTEAKEALEKKSAEYESLAKSLEQEISEGKIELSELKGRMTVNLKDKILFASGSAKVGKEGQAALAKIAEALKGVQGKIIRVEGHTDDVPTDAKGPFPSNWELSLARAMAVVRSLQDAGVDPTMLSAAGYGPYQPIAANDSPEHRSLNRRIEIVLAPGMGTGGR, from the coding sequence ATGAGGACTGGACTGATGACCGCGCTGTGCACGCTCGCGCTGAGCACGGGCTGCGTCACCCAGGGCAAGTACGACCTGGCGATGCAGAACGCCCAGACGCTGGAGGAGCAGCTGAAGGCGGAGCAGGGCGCGCGGACGGCGGCCGACGAGAAGGTGCGGGGGTTGGAGGAGAAGGTGAAGGGGTTGGAGGAGCAGGTGGCGGGGCTGGAGCGAGACAAGGAGGCGCTGGCCACGCGGCTCACCACCGCCGAGGCGAGGCTGACGGCGGGGGCCGCGGAGCGCCGGGCGCTGGAGCAGAAGAACGCCGAGCTCACCGCGCTCAACGACGAGCTGGCCAGCTCCAAGCGCAAGCTGACCGAGGCCAAGGAGGCGCTGGAGAAGAAGAGCGCCGAGTACGAGAGCCTGGCCAAGAGCCTGGAGCAGGAGATCTCCGAGGGCAAAATCGAGCTGTCCGAGCTGAAGGGCCGGATGACGGTGAACCTCAAGGACAAGATTCTGTTCGCCTCCGGGTCGGCGAAGGTGGGCAAGGAGGGGCAGGCGGCCCTGGCGAAGATCGCCGAGGCGCTCAAGGGGGTGCAGGGGAAGATCATCCGGGTAGAGGGCCACACGGATGACGTGCCGACGGATGCCAAGGGCCCGTTCCCGAGCAACTGGGAGCTGAGCCTGGCGCGAGCGATGGCGGTGGTGCGGTCGCTGCAGGACGCGGGGGTGGACCCCACGATGCTCTCCGCCGCGGGTTATGGCCCGTACCAGCCCATCGCGGCGAACGACTCGCCGGAGCATCGCAGCCTCAACCGGCGCATCGAGATTGTCCTGGCGCCCGGGATGGGCACGGGCGGGCGCTGA
- a CDS encoding CBS domain-containing protein yields the protein MKIRDVMTPDAVAAHPETTLMAAAEMMRLLNVGSLPVLDGERVVGIITDRDIVVRGLALGFNPRNASVADVMTRNVQTCSVDEDVEDVAHQMRELQVRRLLVVDERERLVGIVSLGDLAMEMEDQTLAGRVLEGISEPPVSLAH from the coding sequence ATGAAGATCCGTGACGTGATGACGCCGGACGCCGTCGCCGCCCACCCGGAGACGACGCTGATGGCCGCCGCCGAGATGATGCGCCTGCTCAACGTGGGCTCCCTCCCCGTCCTGGACGGCGAGCGCGTCGTCGGCATCATCACCGACCGCGACATCGTCGTGCGAGGCCTCGCCCTGGGCTTCAACCCCCGGAACGCCTCCGTCGCGGACGTGATGACGCGCAACGTGCAGACGTGCTCCGTGGACGAGGACGTCGAGGACGTCGCCCATCAGATGCGCGAGCTCCAGGTGCGCCGCCTGCTCGTCGTGGACGAGCGCGAGCGGCTCGTCGGCATCGTCTCCCTGGGGGACCTCGCCATGGAGATGGAGGATCAGACGCTCGCCGGGCGGGTGCTCGAGGGAATCTCCGAGCCACCCGTGTCCCTGGCGCACTGA
- a CDS encoding cupredoxin: protein MREAWRQRLALAVLLTLGMLGWELCLLELLSGGFGVPASALAPRLARDAMLLFPLWLVALWSTRPEKPRDAAALSLCFLLLLLPVAAGRALVQRSQARPSSSEAAEGQAVSATTRTLEDEGRFLCATVNADVSAVSPEPANDSLVATAWTGMRDALLLQVPVLPLTLLLLRRRSRPAASEARAATPALGPLIFLGLLCGWSSDGGPPAPRVSSPLEREAACRPGAPVRTYSVAAISVDLPLNAHGDHQPQGLMYVLEERLPAVREQERRPWPERTAPGLHGEPIQPLVLRANLGECLLLHFTNRLATGPAALRIEGLPATVRGRGPEGGFVPGTAVPPGQGLTYVLSLPESAEAEGTYLLHDSEEGGAREARGLFGALVLEPAGAVYSDASTGEPLRHGAGWEALIDVPTGEHFRELVLLYHALGPPEAADVRTASGAPLPVLDEMAGPFRTGAFGVNYRSEPRFDREELLPEEHEQRPASRRGLATPALRSYLGEPVRLRIAHAGSAEFHVHHLHGGNERRGGGEPPRLLSPGRGQTLRLGKPGDFPRAPGSFLVHCHVPNHFTGGEWLEWHVFSARQPGLAPLPSPR from the coding sequence ATGAGGGAGGCATGGCGGCAACGGTTGGCGCTCGCGGTGCTCCTCACGCTCGGCATGCTGGGCTGGGAGCTGTGCCTGCTGGAGCTGCTCTCGGGAGGCTTCGGTGTCCCGGCGAGCGCGCTGGCGCCCCGTCTGGCCAGGGACGCGATGCTCCTCTTCCCCCTCTGGCTGGTGGCGCTGTGGAGCACGCGTCCGGAGAAGCCACGCGACGCCGCCGCCCTGTCCTTGTGCTTCCTGCTGCTGCTGCTCCCCGTGGCCGCCGGACGTGCCCTCGTCCAGCGCTCGCAGGCGCGCCCTTCCTCGTCCGAGGCCGCGGAGGGACAGGCCGTCTCGGCGACGACCCGGACGCTGGAGGACGAGGGCCGCTTCCTCTGCGCCACGGTCAACGCGGACGTGTCCGCCGTCTCTCCGGAGCCAGCCAATGACTCGCTGGTGGCGACGGCGTGGACGGGGATGCGGGACGCGCTGCTGCTCCAGGTCCCCGTCCTTCCCCTGACGCTGCTGCTACTGCGCCGCCGCTCCAGGCCCGCCGCTTCCGAAGCACGCGCGGCCACTCCGGCGCTCGGGCCACTCATCTTCCTGGGGCTCCTCTGTGGCTGGAGCTCCGATGGAGGCCCTCCAGCACCTCGCGTCTCCTCTCCTCTGGAGCGCGAGGCAGCGTGCCGCCCCGGAGCGCCCGTGAGGACGTACTCGGTGGCGGCCATCTCCGTCGACCTTCCCCTCAATGCGCACGGAGACCATCAACCCCAGGGCCTCATGTACGTGCTGGAGGAGCGGTTGCCGGCCGTTCGTGAGCAGGAGCGGCGACCCTGGCCGGAGCGCACCGCCCCCGGGTTGCACGGCGAGCCCATCCAGCCGCTCGTGCTGCGCGCCAACCTGGGAGAGTGCCTCCTCCTTCACTTCACCAACCGGCTGGCCACGGGCCCCGCGGCGCTGCGCATCGAGGGCCTGCCAGCCACCGTGAGGGGAAGAGGCCCGGAGGGTGGCTTCGTCCCCGGCACCGCCGTCCCCCCAGGGCAGGGCCTCACGTATGTCCTCTCCCTTCCCGAGTCAGCGGAGGCGGAGGGCACCTATCTCCTTCACGACTCGGAGGAGGGAGGAGCGCGGGAGGCGCGTGGGCTCTTCGGGGCCCTCGTCCTGGAGCCAGCCGGTGCCGTGTACAGCGACGCCTCCACCGGCGAGCCGCTGCGGCATGGCGCGGGGTGGGAGGCCCTCATCGACGTCCCCACGGGCGAGCACTTCCGGGAGCTGGTGCTCCTCTACCATGCCCTGGGGCCTCCCGAGGCCGCCGACGTGCGCACCGCGAGCGGCGCCCCACTGCCCGTGCTGGACGAGATGGCGGGTCCCTTCCGGACCGGAGCATTCGGCGTCAACTACCGCAGCGAGCCCCGGTTCGATCGGGAGGAGCTCCTCCCGGAGGAGCACGAGCAGCGCCCCGCCTCTCGCCGAGGCCTGGCGACACCGGCGCTCCGCTCGTACCTGGGCGAGCCCGTCAGGCTGCGCATCGCGCACGCGGGGAGCGCGGAGTTCCATGTCCACCACCTGCACGGCGGCAACGAGCGCCGGGGCGGCGGCGAACCGCCCCGACTCCTGAGCCCGGGGCGCGGACAGACCCTCCGCCTCGGCAAGCCCGGCGACTTCCCGCGGGCGCCTGGAAGCTTCCTCGTGCATTGCCACGTCCCCAACCACTTCACCGGAGGCGAGTGGCTCGAGTGGCACGTGTTCTCCGCCCGACAGCCCGGGCTCGCCCCGCTGCCATCTCCCCGGTGA
- a CDS encoding diguanylate cyclase — MAALTSLSTSGRVLLVDDSPIALEAIGSRLKESGLDVVMLTSPREALELATDGPHPFDLLILDVIMPGLDGHELTRRLRDHPRTANTPILLLTSLDSSEDRVTGLTVGADDFFTKTAPDAEMLARVRSFISLGKMRAQLLAQHEAMARVMREQEAPTPPQARVEIIHHMPVVGERLARALRGSPVGSEFQLTQRASAQRLTTTDADLLIVSYSIALEGEQPLLKRFGFDEEAPAIIVVDDSESTSRRVTAFDSGADDYLTLQTPMAELAARMGSTLRRQRRQRQLRTSRDRAMLVAVTDPLTGLYNRAYFHEALGVEFRRAQRYKHPMTLVLLDLDLFKQVNDNLGHSAGDQALREVSSRLRQTARSTDVVARHGGEEFAMILPETDLEHGLIAAERFRVAVEGAMVHGARGGSRALTISVGVGCFPVHATSISDLMELTDAALYSAKRQGRNRVCAASLSTDPPPPPVPAASAAAPHSATSSVMERLRRLVAEDVEGPLTATRTAARMLHDASAPGDTLHTITSQLRNSSDEVRQELLRVMDDLSRALVEAGRSGQHR; from the coding sequence ATGGCAGCGCTCACTTCCCTCAGCACCTCCGGCCGCGTCCTCCTCGTGGACGACAGCCCCATTGCTCTTGAAGCCATCGGCTCCCGATTGAAGGAGAGCGGATTGGACGTGGTGATGCTGACCTCGCCTCGCGAGGCGCTCGAGCTCGCCACCGATGGGCCCCATCCCTTCGACCTGCTCATCCTCGACGTCATCATGCCGGGCCTGGACGGCCACGAGCTGACGCGCCGCCTGCGCGACCATCCGCGCACCGCCAACACGCCCATCCTCCTGCTCACCTCGCTCGACTCATCCGAGGACCGGGTGACGGGCCTGACGGTGGGCGCCGACGACTTCTTCACCAAGACCGCCCCCGACGCCGAGATGCTGGCGCGCGTGCGCTCGTTCATCTCGCTGGGCAAGATGCGCGCCCAGCTGCTGGCGCAGCACGAGGCCATGGCCCGGGTGATGCGCGAGCAGGAGGCTCCCACCCCGCCCCAGGCCCGCGTGGAGATCATCCACCACATGCCCGTGGTGGGCGAGCGGCTGGCCAGGGCGCTCAGGGGCTCGCCCGTGGGCAGCGAGTTCCAGCTCACCCAGCGCGCCTCCGCCCAGCGCCTCACCACCACCGACGCGGATCTGCTCATCGTCAGCTACTCCATCGCGCTCGAGGGGGAGCAGCCGCTCCTCAAGCGCTTCGGCTTCGACGAGGAGGCCCCCGCCATCATCGTGGTGGACGACTCCGAGTCCACCTCGCGGCGCGTGACGGCGTTCGACTCGGGAGCCGACGACTACCTCACGCTGCAGACGCCCATGGCCGAGCTGGCCGCCCGCATGGGCAGCACCCTGCGCCGCCAGCGCCGCCAGCGTCAGCTGCGCACCTCGCGAGACCGCGCCATGCTGGTGGCGGTGACGGATCCGCTCACCGGGCTCTACAACCGCGCCTACTTCCACGAGGCCCTCGGCGTCGAGTTCCGCCGCGCCCAGCGCTACAAGCACCCGATGACGCTGGTGCTGCTGGACCTGGACCTCTTCAAGCAGGTCAACGACAACCTCGGCCACAGCGCCGGTGACCAGGCCCTGCGCGAGGTGTCCTCGCGGCTGCGGCAGACGGCGCGCTCCACGGACGTGGTCGCCCGCCACGGTGGCGAGGAGTTCGCGATGATCCTCCCCGAGACGGATTTGGAGCACGGGCTCATCGCCGCCGAGCGCTTCCGCGTCGCGGTGGAGGGCGCCATGGTGCACGGCGCCAGGGGCGGGAGCCGGGCGCTCACCATCAGCGTCGGGGTGGGCTGCTTCCCCGTGCACGCCACCTCCATCTCGGACCTGATGGAGCTCACCGACGCGGCGCTCTACTCCGCCAAGCGCCAGGGCCGCAACCGGGTGTGCGCGGCCTCGCTCAGCACGGATCCGCCGCCGCCACCGGTGCCGGCCGCCTCCGCCGCCGCTCCCCACTCGGCGACCAGCAGTGTCATGGAGCGGCTGCGCCGGCTCGTGGCGGAGGACGTGGAGGGCCCCCTCACCGCCACGCGCACCGCCGCCCGCATGCTGCACGATGCCTCCGCTCCGGGAGACACGCTGCACACCATCACCTCGCAGCTCCGCAACTCCTCCGATGAGGTGCGGCAGGAGCTGCTGCGGGTGATGGACGACCTGTCCCGCGCGCTCGTCGAGGCCGGCCGCTCGGGTCAGCACCGCTGA
- the argE gene encoding acetylornithine deacetylase, whose translation MSDTLPALRTTLSELVALDTTSSRPNAPLVDLAQGRLVEAGFRVERLHYRDGAGVEKVNLVAVKGGGGEERAELALVGHTDCVPYDTAWTDALRLTERDGRLYGRGACDTKGFIACALHAVTHYTGPLRAPLMVLLTADEELGCEGAKHLVALGKGRARHAIVGEPTSLVPVRAHKGYCLAEVEVRGKEGHSAYPDEGASAIFRAGRFLQKLETLARTRLREERDDSFEPPFTTVNVGVIGGGKAANVIAGACRFVVEWRPIPRQPKERVLELLESIRQELVRDEPGYEARIRLLRSEPAVDTRADAEVVRVLAELSGNAPITVPFGTEAPQLTELGAEAVVFGPGDIRVAHQTGEYVPVEDLVRCEAYLSRAIARFCGAPGDSGR comes from the coding sequence GTGAGTGACACCCTGCCCGCGCTTCGCACCACACTGTCGGAGCTCGTCGCCCTGGACACGACGTCCTCTCGCCCCAACGCGCCGTTGGTGGACCTGGCCCAGGGTCGGCTGGTGGAGGCGGGCTTCCGGGTGGAGCGGCTGCACTACCGGGACGGGGCGGGGGTGGAAAAGGTGAACCTGGTGGCGGTGAAGGGCGGCGGGGGCGAGGAGCGGGCGGAGCTGGCGCTGGTGGGGCACACGGACTGTGTGCCGTACGACACGGCGTGGACGGACGCGCTGCGGCTGACGGAGCGCGACGGGCGGCTCTACGGCCGTGGCGCGTGCGACACCAAGGGCTTCATCGCCTGCGCGCTGCACGCGGTGACGCACTACACGGGGCCGCTGCGCGCCCCCCTCATGGTGCTGCTGACGGCCGACGAGGAGCTGGGCTGCGAGGGCGCCAAGCACCTGGTGGCGCTGGGCAAGGGCAGGGCACGGCACGCCATCGTGGGCGAGCCCACCTCGCTGGTGCCGGTGCGCGCGCACAAGGGCTACTGCCTGGCGGAGGTGGAGGTGCGGGGCAAGGAGGGGCACAGCGCGTACCCGGACGAGGGCGCCTCGGCCATCTTCCGCGCGGGGCGCTTCCTGCAGAAGCTGGAGACGCTGGCGCGCACGCGGCTGCGCGAGGAGCGCGACGATTCCTTCGAGCCTCCCTTCACCACGGTGAACGTGGGCGTCATCGGCGGAGGCAAGGCGGCCAACGTCATCGCCGGGGCGTGCCGCTTCGTCGTGGAGTGGCGCCCCATCCCCCGGCAGCCCAAGGAGCGGGTGCTGGAGCTGCTGGAGTCCATCCGCCAGGAGCTGGTGCGCGACGAGCCCGGCTACGAGGCGCGCATCCGGTTGCTGCGCTCGGAGCCGGCGGTGGACACGCGGGCGGACGCCGAGGTGGTGCGGGTGCTGGCGGAGCTGTCCGGCAACGCCCCCATCACCGTGCCCTTCGGCACCGAGGCCCCTCAGCTCACGGAGCTGGGCGCGGAGGCGGTGGTGTTCGGCCCGGGAGACATCCGCGTGGCCCACCAGACGGGGGAGTACGTCCCCGTGGAGGACCTGGTGCGGTGCGAGGCGTACCTCTCGCGGGCCATCGCGCGCTTCTGCGGCGCCCCTGGAGACTCCGGGCGCTGA
- a CDS encoding c-type cytochrome, with product MVPPSWKQVRGVLALLITLAGGTLVLRAWLVQPSREVELGGLRLRLERAVWMHEPTDHGDTARLPTSEGAPGPGPGQRRLVVEVTVFNPGRTPRDFEPGELRLAEAARGTVWQPSAGGRGVFTLRPAELLPVTLSFDVPATQEPVRLEWERDTRREALLLTQRPSSPGESGEQAGWPLRVEQLPPGREAAGSALFHGRLACTSCHGDLARPEGPRIAPFLGDFARVGATRVAGKSAAQYAYESLLDPNAFIPPECAERQPCARPTLMPLYGESLSLQEMADLVSYLMGLRGGG from the coding sequence ATGGTTCCGCCTTCCTGGAAGCAGGTTCGCGGGGTGCTCGCGCTGCTGATCACCCTCGCCGGAGGCACGCTCGTCCTGCGCGCCTGGCTCGTCCAGCCGAGCCGGGAAGTGGAGTTGGGGGGACTGCGGCTGCGGCTGGAGCGGGCCGTCTGGATGCACGAGCCGACGGACCATGGAGACACGGCGCGCCTGCCCACCTCGGAGGGCGCACCTGGACCCGGACCGGGGCAGCGCCGCCTGGTCGTCGAGGTCACCGTCTTCAACCCGGGGAGGACGCCTCGGGACTTCGAGCCCGGGGAGCTCCGCCTCGCGGAGGCGGCGCGAGGGACGGTGTGGCAACCCTCGGCGGGAGGCCGTGGCGTCTTCACCCTGCGCCCCGCGGAGCTGCTGCCCGTGACGTTGAGCTTCGACGTCCCCGCCACCCAGGAGCCCGTGCGGTTGGAGTGGGAGCGTGACACGCGGCGCGAGGCCCTCCTCCTCACTCAGCGCCCCTCGAGCCCTGGCGAATCCGGGGAACAAGCCGGGTGGCCCCTGCGCGTGGAGCAGCTCCCGCCGGGCAGGGAGGCCGCGGGCTCGGCCCTCTTTCATGGACGGCTCGCCTGCACGTCCTGCCATGGCGACCTGGCACGGCCCGAGGGCCCGCGCATCGCGCCCTTCCTCGGCGACTTCGCCCGGGTGGGCGCCACCCGCGTCGCGGGCAAGAGCGCGGCGCAGTACGCCTACGAGTCGCTGCTCGACCCGAACGCCTTCATCCCCCCGGAGTGCGCCGAGCGGCAACCCTGCGCGCGGCCCACGCTCATGCCCCTGTATGGAGAGTCGCTGTCGCTCCAGGAGATGGCGGACCTCGTCAGCTACCTCATGGGCCTGCGGGGAGGGGGTTGA
- a CDS encoding SCO family protein gives MAGGGARGLLLVLAVLLLAAGCRRDKAEGLAAVPEQPAPALEAPRASGGRFRLSEQRGKVVLLSFGYTACPDVCPTTLSQLRRVYEQLGAAARDVEVVFVSVDPERDSAERLETYVHAFHPRFTGLRLEGDALAAVLSGYRVTASRRYPDATRYREHRFAGDIPYTVDHTGAYFLIDKRGVLRERLPYSVPAEQLRAGVERLLSEREPRASVPGIQVEGALARLTPAQVGAVYFTLVNTAGGEDRLVSAEASSAERVELHEVVAEGEILRMLPRPEGFGVPAGGRVELKPGGKHLMLYSVRGSPESIRLTLHFEKAGAVQLTVPASGPGADGP, from the coding sequence ATGGCGGGTGGAGGAGCACGAGGGCTGCTGTTGGTACTGGCCGTGCTGCTGCTCGCCGCCGGGTGCCGGCGTGACAAGGCCGAGGGCCTGGCCGCTGTCCCCGAGCAGCCCGCTCCGGCCCTGGAGGCGCCCCGGGCCTCGGGCGGGAGGTTCCGGCTGAGCGAGCAGCGGGGAAAGGTGGTCCTCCTCTCCTTTGGCTACACGGCCTGTCCGGACGTGTGCCCCACCACCCTGTCCCAGCTCCGCCGCGTCTACGAGCAGCTGGGCGCCGCCGCCCGGGACGTGGAGGTGGTGTTCGTCTCGGTGGATCCGGAGCGCGACAGCGCGGAGCGGCTCGAGACGTACGTGCATGCCTTCCACCCGCGCTTCACGGGCCTGCGCCTGGAAGGAGACGCGCTCGCGGCGGTGCTGTCCGGCTATCGCGTCACGGCGTCCCGCCGTTATCCGGACGCCACGCGCTACCGCGAGCACCGGTTCGCCGGAGACATCCCCTACACCGTGGACCACACGGGGGCCTACTTCCTCATCGACAAGCGCGGCGTGCTGCGCGAGCGCCTGCCCTATTCGGTGCCGGCCGAGCAGCTCCGGGCGGGGGTGGAGCGGCTCCTGTCGGAGCGGGAGCCTCGCGCGTCCGTGCCCGGGATACAGGTGGAGGGGGCGCTCGCGCGTCTGACGCCCGCCCAGGTCGGGGCCGTCTACTTCACGCTGGTGAATACCGCCGGAGGGGAGGATCGGCTCGTGTCCGCCGAGGCCTCCTCCGCCGAGCGGGTGGAGTTGCACGAGGTGGTCGCGGAGGGAGAGATCCTCCGGATGCTCCCGAGGCCCGAGGGCTTCGGCGTGCCGGCGGGAGGCCGTGTCGAGCTGAAGCCGGGGGGCAAGCACCTCATGCTGTACTCCGTCCGGGGCTCGCCCGAGAGCATCCGCCTCACCCTCCATTTCGAGAAGGCGGGCGCCGTCCAGCTCACCGTTCCCGCCTCGGGGCCGGGCGCGGACGGGCCTTGA
- a CDS encoding ferritin-like domain-containing protein — protein MARKSEVEKLRSLAQLDVDAVGAYDAAIARVKEPLVRERLNEFRVDHVRHVQDLNAFILRFGGEAVDLRPDLKGAAMRGLTAMSSLMGTEAALVAMLGNEEFSNRAYELALSFEWSPEVRSLIEKNRRDEERHITWIKEAVRKRPWVAEGMEVQA, from the coding sequence ATGGCACGCAAGTCCGAGGTGGAGAAGCTACGCAGCCTGGCTCAGCTCGATGTGGACGCGGTGGGGGCGTACGACGCGGCGATTGCCCGGGTGAAGGAGCCGCTGGTGCGCGAGCGGCTGAACGAGTTCCGGGTGGACCATGTCCGCCACGTGCAGGACCTCAACGCCTTCATCCTCCGGTTCGGAGGCGAGGCGGTGGATCTGCGGCCGGATCTGAAGGGCGCGGCGATGAGGGGCCTGACGGCGATGTCGAGCCTGATGGGGACGGAGGCCGCGCTGGTGGCGATGCTCGGCAACGAGGAGTTCTCCAACCGGGCCTATGAGCTGGCGCTGAGCTTCGAGTGGAGCCCCGAGGTGCGCTCGCTCATCGAGAAGAACCGCCGTGACGAGGAGCGGCACATCACGTGGATCAAGGAAGCGGTGCGCAAGCGCCCGTGGGTGGCCGAAGGGATGGAAGTGCAGGCCTGA
- a CDS encoding YcnI family protein, with translation MKALSSPLLAVAVVLLCQAAHAHISVVSGPAFAGKSQELTFKVGHGCNGADTYRVEIRIPEGVTSVRPLDSVFGKAVVAKDAAGKVTSVTWTKAAADVLPGDTQLYKFTLSASLPNVPFTPLFFPTIQSCRAADGTESTTEWVGTTTEHNHGEDAGTTPTAEPAPSVFLYPARLPGWNKYTVDQHVHDLSVFNDAQIVWSGNAAYSPNPATLQLIEKEPNTQTLRELHPGTEIWVKY, from the coding sequence ATGAAGGCCCTCTCGAGCCCGCTTCTCGCCGTCGCGGTCGTCCTGCTGTGCCAGGCCGCCCATGCCCATATCTCGGTGGTCTCCGGCCCCGCCTTCGCGGGAAAGAGCCAGGAGCTCACGTTCAAGGTCGGTCACGGTTGCAATGGCGCGGACACCTACCGCGTGGAGATCCGCATCCCGGAGGGAGTGACCTCGGTGCGCCCGCTGGACTCGGTGTTTGGCAAGGCGGTCGTGGCGAAGGACGCGGCGGGGAAGGTGACGTCGGTGACCTGGACGAAGGCCGCCGCAGACGTCCTGCCCGGCGACACCCAGCTCTACAAGTTCACGCTGAGCGCCTCCCTGCCCAACGTGCCCTTCACCCCGTTGTTCTTCCCGACGATTCAATCCTGCCGGGCCGCGGACGGCACCGAGTCGACCACCGAGTGGGTGGGCACCACCACGGAGCACAACCACGGTGAGGACGCGGGCACCACGCCCACGGCGGAGCCCGCCCCCTCTGTCTTCCTCTACCCCGCGCGCCTGCCCGGCTGGAACAAGTACACCGTGGACCAGCACGTGCACGATCTCTCCGTCTTCAACGACGCACAGATCGTCTGGTCGGGAAACGCCGCCTACAGCCCCAATCCGGCCACCCTGCAACTGATTGAAAAGGAGCCGAATACCCAGACGCTCCGGGAGCTCCACCCCGGCACCGAAATCTGGGTCAAGTACTGA
- a CDS encoding immunity 52 family protein codes for MIETYYAGSYWLARSESAEACARRAERFFHLLGRCDPAWNRWYQPANSFEEARKRQFTPNAASFQKLFAQEEHQRDDGFRFRLWTGDSQEETSSAGAACGSVETLLPSNCVLKPFDEGPVGERVLTAPVMTEVLRAMALAWEPEWGVVTSHQYDDLVSEQVIPAGTSVGWVMYFSRLRGTVPPLPAPVRIEPVEDKGTLVILTPERFTAFNPEHVALAARVHELLDRAGLLRPLQPWPAG; via the coding sequence ATGATAGAAACCTATTACGCGGGCTCCTATTGGCTCGCCCGGTCCGAATCCGCTGAGGCTTGTGCACGCCGCGCGGAGCGTTTCTTCCACCTCCTGGGGCGCTGCGACCCAGCGTGGAACCGCTGGTACCAGCCGGCAAACTCCTTCGAGGAGGCGCGCAAACGCCAGTTCACTCCAAACGCCGCGAGCTTCCAGAAACTGTTCGCACAGGAGGAACATCAGCGCGATGATGGCTTCAGGTTCCGGCTGTGGACGGGCGACAGCCAGGAGGAAACCTCCTCCGCTGGAGCGGCGTGCGGTTCAGTTGAAACCTTGCTTCCATCCAACTGCGTGCTCAAGCCCTTCGATGAAGGTCCTGTCGGGGAACGGGTGCTGACTGCTCCGGTCATGACCGAGGTATTGCGTGCCATGGCCCTGGCATGGGAGCCGGAGTGGGGAGTGGTCACCTCTCATCAATACGACGACCTCGTTTCAGAGCAGGTCATACCTGCAGGTACCTCGGTGGGCTGGGTGATGTACTTCTCGCGGCTGCGAGGCACCGTGCCCCCTCTGCCTGCCCCCGTGCGCATCGAGCCTGTGGAGGACAAGGGCACCCTCGTCATCCTCACTCCCGAGCGGTTCACTGCCTTCAACCCGGAGCACGTCGCGCTGGCCGCTCGCGTCCACGAGTTGCTGGACCGGGCCGGGTTGCTGCGGCCATTGCAGCCCTGGCCGGCAGGTTGA